The following are encoded in a window of Cucurbita pepo subsp. pepo cultivar mu-cu-16 chromosome LG12, ASM280686v2, whole genome shotgun sequence genomic DNA:
- the LOC111807378 gene encoding protein FANTASTIC FOUR 3-like — translation MATMVYRRSLQSCLDSHLVDQRTLIFPPFDPPLKPPFSDPSKSLIHSDQCGGGNGGDWTSVQSLLAGETPVRKSESVYVHPLAKRFNLTGLSEKSLELCTENLGNETGIDIIENNIFSPETGGEDLQTKWGKKTHSSSHSNSNSHEFPPPLTTIRETESFRVMPHRQEGRLIIAAVRTPARSPCFQAERSGGRLRLCFVETEESEEIDGGDEEEEVGEGTATAMLVNEGIFDQFSVATG, via the coding sequence ATGGCGACCATGGTTTACAGAAGAAGCTTACAATCATGTCTCGACTCTCATCTCGTCGACCAAAGAACCCTAATTTTCCCACCCTTTGATCCTCCTTTAAAGCCCCCTTTCTCCGATCCTTCTAAATCCTTAATCCATTCCGATCAATGCGGCGGCGGTAACGGCGGAGACTGGACTTCAGTACAATCTCTCCTAGCCGGCGAGACTCCGGTGAGGAAATCGGAATCGGTGTATGTTCATCCCCTTGCTAAACGGTTCAACCTCACCGGCCTGAGCGAAAAAAGCTTGGAGCTCTGTACTGAAAATTTGGGCAACGAAACCGGCATCGATATAATCGAGAATAACATTTTCTCGCCGGAGACCGGCGGTGAGGATTTGCAGACAAAATGGGGGAAAAAAACCCATTCCTCTTCccattccaattccaattcccaTGAATTTCCACCGCCGTTGACGACTATTAGAGAAACGGAGTCGTTTCGGGTCATGCCCCACCGGCAAGAGGGGAGGCTGATAATTGCGGCGGTTAGAACTCCAGCGAGGTCGCCGTGTTTTCAGGCGGAGAGAAGCGGCGGTCGGCTAAGGCTCTGTTTTGTGGAAACAGAGGAAAGTGAAGAAATTGACGGCGGCgacgaggaggaggaggtcGGAGAAGGAACGGCGACGGCGATGTTGGTGAATGAAGGAATTTTTGATCAATTTAGTGTTGCTACTGGTTGA